Proteins co-encoded in one Rhodococcus sp. PAMC28707 genomic window:
- the gyrA gene encoding DNA gyrase subunit A has product MSDITEPPVGPPPGSTTNAEGGDRIDPVDIQEEMQRSYIDYAMSVIVGRALPEVRDGLKPVHRRVLYAMYDSGFRPDRSYVKSARPVAETMGNYHPHGDSSIYDALVRLAQPWSMRYPLVDGQGNFGSRGNDGAAAMRYTEARLTPLAMEMLRDIDEETVDFIPNYDGKTQEPTVLPSRVPNLLMNGSNGIAVGMATNIPPHNLRELGEAVFWALDNFEADEEATLAACMERVKGPDFPTHGLIVGGQGIQDAYSTGRGSIRMRGVVEIEEDSNGRATIVITELPYQVNPDNMITSIAEQVRDGKLGGISKIDDESSDRVGLRIVVTIKRDAVAKVVLNNLYKHSQLQTSFGANMLSIVDGVPRTLRLDQMIRYYVSHQLEVIVRRTRYRLRKAEERAHILRGLVKALDALDEVIALIRRSPDVDSARTGLIDLLEVDTIQADAILAMQLRRLAALERQKIIDELAEIEIEIAELEDILAKPERQRQIVREELAEIVEKFGDDRRTRIIASDGDVNDEDLIARENVVVTITETGYAKRTRTDLYRSQKRGGKGVQGAGLKQDDIVSKFFVCSTHDWILFFTTKGRVYRAKAYELPEANRTARGQHVANLLAFQPDERIAQVIQIQTYEDAPYLVLATKGGLVKKSKLTDFDSNRSGGIVAVNLRGEDELVGAVLASSDDDLLLVSAQGQSIRFSATDEVLRPMGRATSGVQGMRFNGEDRLLSLNVVREGKYLLVATSGGYSKRTAMEDYPQQGRGGKGVLTIQYDPKRGTLVGALIVDDDDELYAITSGGGVIRTAAKQVRKAGRQTKGVRLMNLGEGDTLLAIARNADEPELGAEGTEEDAPKES; this is encoded by the coding sequence ATGTCCGATATCACCGAACCACCAGTAGGACCGCCTCCTGGTTCGACCACCAATGCCGAGGGTGGAGACCGGATCGATCCGGTCGACATTCAAGAGGAAATGCAGCGTAGCTACATCGACTACGCGATGAGCGTCATCGTCGGCCGTGCGCTACCCGAGGTCAGAGACGGCTTGAAGCCGGTCCACCGCCGGGTGCTCTACGCCATGTACGACTCGGGCTTCCGTCCCGACCGCAGTTACGTCAAATCCGCACGCCCCGTTGCCGAAACGATGGGTAACTACCATCCGCACGGCGACAGCTCGATCTACGACGCGTTGGTCCGTTTGGCTCAGCCGTGGTCGATGCGCTACCCGTTGGTCGACGGTCAGGGCAACTTCGGATCGCGCGGCAACGACGGCGCCGCCGCAATGCGTTACACCGAGGCACGTCTGACTCCGCTCGCGATGGAGATGCTGCGTGACATCGACGAGGAAACCGTCGATTTCATTCCCAACTACGACGGCAAAACCCAAGAGCCGACGGTACTTCCGTCGCGGGTGCCCAACTTGTTGATGAACGGGTCCAACGGAATTGCCGTCGGTATGGCCACCAACATTCCGCCGCACAACCTGCGCGAGCTCGGTGAAGCAGTGTTCTGGGCCCTCGACAATTTCGAGGCGGACGAAGAAGCCACCTTGGCCGCGTGCATGGAACGCGTCAAGGGCCCGGACTTCCCGACACACGGACTCATTGTCGGTGGCCAGGGTATCCAGGACGCTTACTCCACCGGCCGTGGATCCATCCGGATGCGCGGCGTCGTCGAGATCGAAGAAGACTCCAACGGTCGCGCGACGATCGTGATCACCGAGCTGCCCTATCAGGTCAACCCGGACAACATGATCACTTCGATCGCCGAGCAGGTGCGTGACGGCAAGCTCGGTGGCATCTCGAAGATCGACGATGAGTCTTCGGACCGCGTCGGCCTGCGCATCGTCGTCACAATCAAGCGCGATGCCGTCGCGAAGGTGGTGCTGAACAACCTCTACAAGCACTCCCAGCTCCAGACGAGCTTCGGGGCAAACATGCTCTCGATCGTCGATGGCGTCCCGCGTACGTTGCGTCTCGACCAGATGATCCGTTACTACGTGAGCCATCAGCTCGAAGTGATCGTCCGCCGCACGCGATACCGACTGCGTAAAGCGGAAGAGCGCGCACATATCTTGCGCGGATTGGTCAAAGCGCTCGATGCGCTCGACGAGGTCATTGCTTTGATCCGCCGCTCTCCCGACGTCGATTCCGCCCGCACGGGCCTCATCGACTTGCTCGAGGTAGACACGATTCAGGCCGACGCGATCCTCGCGATGCAGCTCCGGAGGCTTGCTGCCCTCGAGCGTCAGAAAATCATCGACGAGTTGGCAGAGATCGAAATCGAGATCGCCGAGCTCGAGGACATCCTTGCCAAGCCCGAGCGTCAACGCCAGATCGTGCGCGAAGAACTCGCCGAGATCGTCGAGAAGTTCGGCGACGACCGGCGCACCCGGATCATCGCATCCGACGGCGACGTCAACGACGAGGATCTGATCGCACGTGAGAACGTCGTGGTCACCATCACCGAGACCGGTTACGCGAAACGGACCAGGACCGATCTCTACCGTTCGCAGAAGCGCGGCGGCAAGGGCGTTCAGGGTGCGGGACTCAAACAGGACGACATCGTCAGCAAGTTCTTCGTCTGCTCGACGCACGACTGGATTCTCTTCTTCACCACCAAGGGGCGCGTCTATCGCGCGAAAGCTTACGAGCTTCCGGAAGCCAACCGCACCGCCCGTGGTCAGCACGTTGCCAACCTGCTCGCCTTCCAGCCGGACGAGCGGATAGCTCAGGTCATTCAGATCCAGACCTACGAGGATGCGCCGTACCTGGTCCTCGCGACCAAGGGCGGTCTGGTCAAGAAGTCCAAGCTCACCGACTTCGACTCCAACCGAAGCGGCGGCATCGTGGCAGTGAACCTTCGCGGTGAGGACGAATTGGTCGGCGCAGTGTTGGCGTCCTCTGATGACGATCTGCTTCTCGTCTCCGCGCAGGGCCAGTCCATCCGGTTCTCGGCTACGGACGAAGTATTACGTCCGATGGGTCGGGCGACATCCGGTGTGCAGGGCATGCGATTCAACGGTGAAGATCGGCTACTGTCCCTCAATGTCGTCCGCGAAGGCAAGTACCTTTTGGTCGCAACTTCGGGTGGCTACTCGAAGCGGACAGCGATGGAGGACTACCCGCAGCAGGGCAGAGGCGGAAAGGGCGTGCTGACGATTCAGTACGATCCGAAGCGTGGCACGCTGGTGGGGGCTCTTATAGTCGACGATGATGACGAGCTGTATGCCATCACATCCGGGGGTGGCGTTATCCGTACCGCGGCTAAGCAGGTCCGGAAAGCAGGCCGACAGACGAAGGGCGTTCGGTTGATGAATCTCGGTGAAGGCGACACACTGCTCGCTATTGCCCGCAATGCCGATGAGCCCGAGTTGGGCGCTGAGGGCACCGAAGAAGATGCACCGAAGGAGTCGTAG
- a CDS encoding alpha/beta hydrolase: MVTWSDVRQWDPEKIGLLARTLVRTSDGLIEDMATLERLSETLEWTGAAADAARTEIHSARDGYVRGADQLMSIGTCVEDLGYAMYPLVASVLDCDRQAQDSDADITDEGGVVDRMPLYSSASEDAWSLGRDRLRRIRDLRERATELLTRARYLDSQGAATLRTLSGSVSATGADVSTIPAAATEFRTAVPTETAVPMGRSAPANAAFWDSLTRADRTRLLVERPDLIGNLDGIPAVVRDSANRRMLVRERIRLEKVAADLQNRLNNNIFGGMLDNADAGLAQTRKRLAALDAITATLDQGDRQLLVLDNRSGEDTLAAIAVGNVDTATHVAVFVPGLDSDVQGDLRRYDGDMDSFKKTVEQLLRKDPPETAACVTWMNYEGPHLGWNLLNPNRSVVSGSAAIAGGERLSTFLDGLDAARAEDPHLSLLGHSYGSLTAAYGVRDADDTGVDELVVLGSPGLGTGAVADLSVPPGHVFVGEASDDRVADLGAFGTDPSSLDGTEKLPTESSGYLPAEGHGGYFAEGTTAQHNSALVVAGRASEFVGG, translated from the coding sequence ATGGTTACCTGGAGTGACGTTCGGCAGTGGGACCCGGAAAAGATAGGGCTGCTTGCGCGCACACTGGTCCGCACGTCGGACGGGCTGATAGAGGATATGGCCACGCTCGAGCGATTGTCCGAGACCCTCGAGTGGACAGGGGCAGCCGCGGATGCAGCGCGCACAGAAATACACAGCGCTCGTGACGGGTATGTTCGCGGCGCCGATCAGCTGATGTCGATCGGAACCTGTGTCGAGGATCTTGGCTATGCGATGTATCCGCTCGTGGCTTCGGTTCTCGACTGCGACCGCCAAGCCCAGGACAGTGACGCCGACATCACCGACGAGGGCGGGGTTGTGGATCGAATGCCGCTGTACTCCAGCGCGTCCGAAGATGCATGGAGTCTCGGTCGTGATCGGCTCCGGCGAATACGCGATCTGCGGGAAAGAGCCACCGAACTGCTGACGCGTGCTCGATACCTCGACTCGCAGGGAGCCGCGACTCTGCGGACACTGTCCGGTTCGGTATCGGCGACAGGAGCGGACGTCTCCACGATCCCCGCTGCTGCAACAGAATTCAGAACAGCAGTTCCGACCGAGACAGCAGTACCCATGGGAAGGAGTGCGCCCGCAAACGCCGCATTCTGGGATTCGCTCACGAGGGCTGACAGGACCCGACTACTGGTCGAACGACCCGATCTGATCGGAAACCTGGACGGGATTCCGGCGGTGGTCCGGGATTCTGCAAACCGTCGGATGCTCGTCCGCGAAAGAATCCGCCTCGAAAAAGTTGCCGCCGACCTTCAGAATCGCTTGAACAACAACATCTTCGGTGGGATGTTGGACAATGCCGACGCGGGGTTGGCGCAGACACGTAAGCGTTTGGCTGCGCTCGACGCGATCACGGCCACCCTCGACCAGGGTGATCGCCAACTGCTGGTTCTGGACAATCGTAGTGGCGAGGACACCCTGGCCGCGATCGCGGTGGGAAATGTCGACACCGCTACTCATGTGGCGGTGTTCGTGCCCGGCCTCGACTCGGATGTCCAAGGGGACTTGCGGCGATACGACGGCGATATGGATTCATTCAAAAAGACTGTCGAACAACTACTTCGAAAGGATCCGCCGGAGACCGCGGCGTGTGTGACATGGATGAACTACGAGGGTCCGCACCTCGGTTGGAACCTGTTGAACCCGAACCGTTCCGTCGTCTCAGGCTCGGCGGCGATCGCCGGCGGAGAGCGGTTGTCGACATTTCTCGACGGACTCGATGCCGCGCGTGCCGAGGACCCACATTTGTCTTTGCTCGGTCATTCCTACGGTTCGCTCACCGCCGCGTATGGGGTCCGCGATGCCGACGACACAGGCGTCGACGAGCTGGTTGTTCTCGGGTCACCAGGATTGGGAACCGGCGCTGTCGCCGACTTGTCCGTACCGCCAGGTCACGTATTCGTCGGTGAAGCATCCGACGACAGGGTCGCGGACCTCGGGGCCTTCGGCACCGATCCGAGCAGTCTCGACGGCACGGAAAAGCTCCCTACCGAAAGCTCGGGATACCTACCGGCCGAGGGACATGGAGGGTATTTCGCCGAGGGCACCACGGCGCAGCACAACAGCGCGCTGGTCGTCGCCGGGCGCGCCTCCGAATTCGTCGGAGGCTGA
- a CDS encoding PH domain-containing protein — MWIKPVDNFSESPQPVDRLSWATPLSAVIAMILGGFALFGAALLTGTDATGQLLISIAAIGLWTIAGLAALQRPRLAIVDGTLSMKRLSGVQAYVPSEIVRIKLARYPRLGRRVPMIEIDVQRAGDTEDRLIIFGRWDLGISPETVFDELVRHGFVPAG, encoded by the coding sequence ATGTGGATAAAGCCTGTGGATAACTTTTCCGAGTCTCCACAGCCTGTGGATAGATTGAGCTGGGCGACGCCACTTTCGGCTGTCATCGCTATGATCTTGGGCGGATTCGCACTGTTCGGAGCGGCATTGTTGACCGGTACCGACGCCACGGGCCAACTTCTCATCTCGATTGCGGCTATCGGCCTGTGGACGATCGCGGGGCTCGCTGCCCTTCAGCGGCCGAGACTGGCGATCGTCGACGGAACACTGTCGATGAAGCGCCTGTCGGGAGTGCAGGCATACGTCCCCAGCGAGATCGTGCGAATCAAGCTCGCTCGATACCCCCGACTCGGGCGGCGCGTTCCGATGATCGAAATCGACGTCCAACGCGCGGGTGACACCGAGGATCGGCTGATCATCTTCGGTCGCTGGGATCTCGGAATCAGCCCGGAGACAGTGTTCGACGAGCTCGTCCGGCACGGCTTCGTTCCCGCGGGCTGA
- a CDS encoding GGDEF domain-containing protein, protein MRKLELDEAALTLLVFVVGTTLLSIAGVSASWGQLGIAGRLAVLASSALGIASAIVLLRSKQPSPKRIIGSVTFMATVALALTSSVSTALPTLLVSVQSAMFLGMHVGAFWSERNAGMWAAFVALSAVAGTSVAPYDPPFIAYILIALGVVGSTEVFGTFARRMRHSATHDVLTGLLNRFGFESKVDKMLPACAARGLSVSVAVLDLDNFKQINDEYGHIAGDVLLSRLSKAWKAELTRRDVLGRLGGDEFVLFMPGVHEAEAWYIIERLRRAHRAEWSVGLVCMPATCRWAEIYRSADADLYRAKRSRPVAPRQPGSAETESTGEPEWRIQR, encoded by the coding sequence GTGAGAAAACTCGAGCTCGATGAAGCGGCCCTGACGCTGCTGGTTTTCGTCGTCGGAACGACGCTTCTTTCCATCGCAGGCGTAAGCGCATCGTGGGGCCAACTGGGCATAGCGGGCCGGCTCGCGGTCCTCGCGTCGTCGGCACTCGGCATTGCGTCCGCGATAGTGCTTCTGAGATCGAAGCAGCCGAGCCCGAAGCGCATTATCGGCAGCGTTACCTTCATGGCGACCGTCGCTCTGGCGTTGACGTCGTCGGTCAGTACCGCACTGCCGACCCTTCTCGTCAGTGTGCAGTCCGCGATGTTCCTGGGCATGCATGTCGGGGCTTTCTGGTCCGAGCGCAATGCGGGTATGTGGGCTGCGTTCGTGGCGCTTTCGGCGGTAGCGGGTACCTCCGTGGCGCCGTACGATCCGCCGTTCATCGCGTACATACTCATTGCGCTCGGCGTAGTCGGCTCCACCGAAGTGTTCGGTACCTTCGCCCGGCGGATGCGCCATTCGGCGACACACGACGTTCTGACGGGGCTTCTCAATCGCTTCGGATTCGAGTCCAAGGTAGACAAGATGCTTCCGGCCTGCGCTGCTCGCGGTCTGTCTGTCAGCGTGGCTGTGCTCGATCTGGACAACTTTAAGCAGATCAACGATGAATACGGGCACATCGCGGGTGACGTGTTGCTCTCACGCCTGTCGAAGGCATGGAAAGCCGAGCTCACGCGGCGGGACGTGCTCGGCCGACTCGGGGGCGACGAGTTCGTGCTGTTCATGCCGGGTGTTCACGAGGCAGAGGCCTGGTACATCATCGAGCGGCTTCGGCGCGCGCATCGTGCCGAGTGGAGTGTCGGACTGGTCTGCATGCCTGCTACGTGTCGTTGGGCGGAGATATACCGGTCGGCCGACGCAGATCTGTATCGCGCCAAGCGCAGTAGACCGGTAGCGCCAAGGCAGCCCGGATCGGCTGAAACCGAGTCCACCGGCGAACCGGAGTGGAGAATACAGCGCTGA
- a CDS encoding rhomboid family intramembrane serine protease, whose protein sequence is MTDPGWGGAPGDQPTPPQSRCVRHPDRTTGLACSRCGRPACPECLRPAAVGQHCVDCVRDANASVRPIRTVAGARAGSTYGLVTYILMALNVLVFAVTAMQSRDVMGNTDASPLFNAWALVPPSVATGDVERLIGSGFLHIGPIHLLVNMFALYIIGRDVEMILGRSRYLAVYFVSLLGGSASVMVLEAPLTVTAGASGAIFGLLGAQAVILLKLRRSPTPILVVIGLNIFISISIPGISLWGHMGGLVAGAAATAGIVFLPSRLRTPHIGWIAVGAVAAVCVAVIAVRVLSLRSMMGL, encoded by the coding sequence ATGACCGACCCCGGCTGGGGTGGCGCGCCCGGCGATCAGCCAACCCCACCCCAGTCGAGGTGCGTCCGGCATCCCGATCGAACTACCGGACTGGCGTGCTCGCGATGCGGACGCCCTGCGTGCCCCGAATGTCTACGGCCTGCAGCCGTCGGGCAGCATTGCGTCGACTGTGTGCGTGACGCCAATGCCTCGGTCCGGCCGATCCGTACCGTCGCCGGTGCCCGGGCCGGATCGACGTACGGACTCGTCACGTACATCCTCATGGCCCTCAACGTGCTCGTCTTCGCGGTGACGGCGATGCAATCGCGCGATGTGATGGGCAATACCGACGCGTCGCCGCTGTTCAATGCCTGGGCGCTGGTTCCACCATCGGTAGCGACCGGTGACGTCGAGCGCCTCATCGGCAGCGGCTTCCTGCATATCGGGCCGATCCACCTACTCGTCAACATGTTCGCGTTGTACATCATCGGCCGCGATGTCGAAATGATTCTCGGTCGAAGCCGATACCTTGCGGTCTACTTCGTCTCGCTACTGGGCGGCAGTGCCTCGGTCATGGTCCTCGAAGCCCCGCTCACCGTCACCGCAGGAGCTTCGGGCGCGATCTTCGGGCTGTTGGGTGCACAAGCGGTCATTCTGCTGAAGCTTCGCCGCAGCCCGACGCCGATTCTTGTGGTGATCGGCCTCAATATCTTCATCAGTATCTCGATCCCCGGAATTTCGCTCTGGGGACACATGGGTGGCCTCGTCGCCGGTGCCGCCGCGACCGCCGGCATCGTGTTTCTGCCCAGCCGACTGCGAACACCGCACATCGGGTGGATCGCCGTCGGTGCCGTCGCAGCCGTGTGCGTCGCAGTCATCGCAGTTCGCGTGCTGTCGCTGCGCTCGATGATGGGTCTGTAA
- the crgA gene encoding cell division protein CrgA, with the protein MPKSKVRKKKDYTIAPGTRSAGALKAGPSSPLFVAVMLGFMLVGLLWLIVYYLAADNISWMNNLGAWNFLIGFGFMVVGLVMTMKWR; encoded by the coding sequence ATGCCGAAATCGAAGGTTCGGAAGAAGAAGGATTACACCATCGCCCCCGGCACCAGATCCGCCGGAGCGCTGAAGGCCGGGCCGTCGAGTCCACTCTTCGTGGCGGTGATGCTCGGATTCATGCTGGTAGGGCTGCTATGGCTCATTGTGTACTACTTGGCTGCCGACAATATCTCGTGGATGAACAACCTCGGTGCGTGGAACTTTCTGATCGGTTTCGGCTTCATGGTCGTCGGTCTCGTCATGACCATGAAGTGGCGATGA
- a CDS encoding DUF3566 domain-containing protein has translation MSTPNRPGSRPAPQGEQGDAAARQPARPQPAARPPSAAEPVRTPPQQAPLRPAAAGSPPPPGGTRPPARPTQGPQTQAPGRSPQGPPAQSAPQQGPSQQVVPGQRPSTGATAPGPQTDPAASAPTEQRAQQPASPRSQNPPGAPTSPGVQPPAGVQPAPRPTAAEPPPTQAAPTVKGVPERPRETPSAAAAPESASAPLDPQRAGGQQPSTTALPKERTDSAGPPDGAGADRSAQGAPPWQRGQVQGQGQHETARRAQNQPQTNLSTRTGALPAGSPADGPVTPTAQARGESPRGESQGAKAQRREDAKSKAAVIDGPTRHIERKDLAKDMPDLSSVRHPAPSSEAQKAPAPVAVAARVEGEPLRATIQIRKIDPWSTLKISLVIAVSLFFVWMVAVGLLYAVLDGMGVWDRLNSAFTEIVNEDGGGGLVSAGQVFGYAAVIGILNVVLFTALTTIGSFIYNLSSDLVGGVEVTLADRD, from the coding sequence GTGAGTACTCCCAACAGGCCCGGTAGCAGGCCGGCCCCGCAGGGCGAACAAGGCGATGCTGCCGCGCGGCAGCCTGCGCGACCGCAACCGGCCGCACGGCCTCCTTCCGCAGCGGAGCCCGTGCGTACCCCGCCGCAGCAGGCACCACTGAGGCCGGCCGCGGCAGGATCGCCGCCGCCGCCGGGCGGTACACGTCCTCCGGCACGGCCGACGCAGGGGCCACAGACCCAGGCACCAGGCCGCTCACCGCAAGGGCCGCCGGCTCAGAGCGCCCCACAGCAGGGACCCTCACAGCAGGTAGTTCCTGGCCAACGACCGAGTACCGGCGCTACTGCGCCTGGTCCACAGACCGACCCGGCAGCCTCGGCCCCAACCGAACAGCGTGCACAGCAGCCCGCCTCACCGCGGTCGCAGAATCCACCGGGGGCCCCGACTTCACCGGGTGTCCAGCCTCCGGCCGGGGTGCAGCCTGCACCTCGACCGACTGCGGCAGAGCCACCGCCGACTCAGGCAGCACCTACGGTGAAAGGTGTGCCCGAGCGCCCGCGGGAGACGCCTTCGGCGGCTGCAGCGCCGGAATCGGCGTCGGCACCACTTGATCCGCAGAGGGCCGGAGGTCAGCAACCTTCGACCACGGCTCTGCCGAAAGAGCGCACCGATTCTGCGGGTCCGCCGGACGGTGCGGGGGCCGACAGGTCTGCGCAGGGAGCGCCACCGTGGCAACGGGGTCAGGTTCAAGGTCAAGGTCAGCACGAGACAGCGCGACGTGCGCAGAACCAGCCGCAGACCAATCTGTCGACTCGAACTGGTGCGTTGCCGGCCGGATCACCTGCCGATGGACCAGTCACACCCACCGCGCAAGCTCGTGGCGAAAGTCCTCGTGGCGAAAGTCAGGGGGCGAAGGCTCAGCGGCGGGAAGATGCCAAGTCGAAGGCCGCCGTCATCGACGGTCCGACTCGTCATATCGAACGCAAGGATCTGGCGAAGGACATGCCGGACTTGTCGTCCGTTCGACATCCCGCGCCCAGTAGCGAGGCACAGAAGGCTCCTGCCCCGGTGGCGGTTGCTGCGCGGGTAGAGGGCGAGCCGCTCCGTGCCACGATTCAGATCCGGAAGATCGATCCGTGGTCGACCCTGAAGATCTCGCTGGTGATCGCGGTGTCCTTGTTCTTCGTCTGGATGGTGGCAGTCGGGCTTCTGTACGCCGTTCTGGACGGTATGGGCGTGTGGGACCGACTCAACAGCGCCTTCACCGAAATCGTCAACGAGGACGGCGGTGGTGGACTGGTGAGTGCAGGCCAGGTGTTCGGCTACGCAGCCGTCATCGGAATCCTCAATGTGGTGTTGTTCACTGCACTGACGACGATCGGATCGTTCATCTACAACTTGTCGTCGGACCTGGTCGGGGGCGTCGAAGTGACGCTCGCGGATCGTGACTGA
- a CDS encoding peptidylprolyl isomerase, whose protein sequence is MTSPNKTSTATLHTNHGDIIIDLFGNHAPKTVENFVGLADGSKDYTSTNASGGKTGPFYDGAVFHRVIDGFMIQGGDPTGTGSGGPGYKFGDEFHPELSFDRPYLLAMANAGPGTNGSQFFITTGKTPHLNRKHSIFGEVTDEASKKVVDSISGTSVGRGDRPVEDVVITSITLA, encoded by the coding sequence GTGACTTCACCAAACAAGACCTCTACTGCCACGTTGCACACCAACCACGGCGACATCATCATCGATCTTTTCGGCAACCATGCGCCGAAGACGGTCGAGAATTTCGTCGGGCTCGCGGACGGATCGAAGGACTACACCTCGACGAACGCGTCCGGCGGAAAAACCGGACCGTTCTACGACGGCGCTGTCTTCCACCGCGTCATCGACGGCTTCATGATCCAGGGCGGAGACCCGACCGGAACGGGTTCGGGTGGACCGGGCTACAAGTTCGGCGATGAATTCCACCCCGAGCTCTCGTTCGATCGCCCCTACCTGCTGGCCATGGCCAACGCGGGTCCGGGCACGAACGGATCGCAGTTCTTCATCACCACCGGCAAGACCCCGCACCTGAACCGCAAGCACTCCATCTTCGGTGAGGTGACGGACGAGGCGTCGAAGAAGGTAGTCGATTCCATCTCCGGAACTTCTGTCGGCCGCGGCGATCGTCCCGTCGAGGATGTCGTCATCACCAGCATCACCCTTGCGTGA
- a CDS encoding DUF881 domain-containing protein, producing MIEESTTRERVAARGWQILVLVVCLVVGVLLATTRVVSQGDEIRRSDTTRLSDLVGAAQSSSDDAESIRNDLARQVDDLQRTTGSSDVEVGRVLAAADPLAAQAGVEPASGPGVVVTLTDAARGPDGRYASDASPDDLVVHQQDVQSVLNALWTGGASAMAMQDQRITSQIAPRCIGNTLLLGGRTYSPPYVVTALGDPERLSAALGNNPGVRVFRQYALRYGLGFEETRSDALTVPGFTGPIRIGFAQPAR from the coding sequence ATGATCGAGGAATCGACGACCAGAGAGCGCGTCGCGGCACGTGGCTGGCAGATCCTGGTCCTCGTCGTGTGTCTTGTCGTCGGGGTGCTCCTGGCGACCACCAGGGTCGTATCTCAAGGTGACGAAATCCGGCGAAGCGACACCACCAGGTTGTCGGATCTGGTCGGAGCGGCCCAAAGCAGCAGTGACGACGCCGAGTCGATCAGAAACGACCTGGCCCGGCAGGTCGACGACCTGCAGCGCACAACGGGATCCTCGGACGTCGAAGTGGGACGTGTGCTGGCCGCGGCCGATCCGCTCGCCGCCCAGGCGGGGGTCGAGCCGGCATCGGGGCCAGGGGTGGTCGTGACTTTGACCGACGCAGCCCGGGGCCCGGACGGGCGGTACGCATCGGACGCGTCGCCGGACGATCTCGTCGTGCACCAACAGGACGTGCAGAGTGTGCTCAATGCACTGTGGACCGGTGGTGCGTCGGCAATGGCCATGCAGGATCAACGGATCACGAGCCAGATCGCGCCGCGCTGTATCGGTAACACGCTTCTGCTGGGTGGGCGCACGTACAGTCCGCCCTACGTGGTGACGGCCTTGGGAGACCCCGAGCGGCTCTCTGCCGCGCTCGGCAACAATCCAGGTGTGCGGGTCTTTCGGCAGTATGCGCTTCGTTACGGGTTGGGTTTCGAAGAAACCCGTTCCGACGCCCTGACCGTGCCCGGATTCACCGGACCGATACGGATCGGATTCGCCCAGCCTGCCCGGTGA
- a CDS encoding aminodeoxychorismate/anthranilate synthase component II, producing the protein MRILVVDNYDSFVFNLVQYLGQLGVDATVWRNDDDRLTDRAAVVADFDGILLSPGPGTPHRAGATMDLVTAAAASGTPLLGVCLGHQAIGAAFGATVDRAPELLHGKTSSIHHTGVGVLEGLPEPFTATRYHSLTVVEDTIPDELEVTGRTDSGLVMSMRHRKLPIHGVQFHPESILTQGGHRMLSNWLAVCGLEQDERLVVELEAQVALAFS; encoded by the coding sequence ATGCGCATTCTGGTCGTCGACAACTACGACAGCTTCGTTTTCAACCTCGTCCAGTACCTGGGCCAACTCGGAGTCGACGCGACCGTCTGGCGTAACGACGACGACAGGTTGACCGACCGAGCCGCCGTCGTTGCCGACTTCGACGGCATTCTGCTCAGCCCAGGGCCGGGAACACCACACCGAGCTGGAGCCACGATGGATCTCGTGACCGCGGCCGCCGCGTCCGGTACTCCACTGCTCGGGGTGTGCCTGGGGCACCAGGCAATCGGCGCGGCCTTCGGTGCGACCGTCGACCGCGCGCCCGAACTACTGCACGGAAAGACCAGCAGTATCCACCACACGGGCGTCGGCGTCCTCGAGGGACTACCCGAGCCGTTCACCGCTACTCGGTACCACTCGTTGACCGTCGTCGAGGACACCATTCCCGATGAACTCGAGGTGACCGGACGCACCGACTCCGGCCTCGTGATGAGCATGCGCCATCGGAAGTTGCCGATACACGGCGTCCAGTTCCACCCCGAGTCGATTCTCACTCAGGGTGGCCATCGGATGCTGTCCAACTGGCTCGCCGTCTGCGGACTCGAGCAGGACGAGCGCCTCGTGGTCGAACTCGAGGCACAGGTCGCACTCGCGTTCAGCTGA